In Gordonia sp. SL306, the genomic window ACTCGTCGCAGATCGATGCGCTGGTCGCCGATCTGCACAAGCTGCCCGAGTTGACCGACGGCACGACCGTCGTGAACCCGACCACGGTGGCCAAGGCGCAACCGGCGCTCGCCTCGTCCGTCCTCGGCGACGACGGCAAGGTCGGTCTGATCCAGGTCCGGCAGAGCATCGAGATGATGGACCTCACGGTCGACCAGAAGGATCAGCTCAAGGAGATCCTCGCCGATCACCGCGGTGGCGGGCTACGCGTGGAGGCGACGGGCTCCCTGATGCAGGTGCAGGAAGCGGGCGGCAAGGCCGAACTGATCGGTTTCGCGGTGGCCTTCGTGGTGATGATCGTTGCCTTCGGCGCGCTCGTCGCCGCATTCATCCCGCTCGTCACCGGATTGGTCGGCGTGATGATCACCATCATGCTGCTCACGCTCGGGGCCAAGTTCATGAGCATCAACCAGACGGCCACCGGCATCGTCACGATGCTCGGCATCGCCGTCTCGATCGACTACGCCCTGTTCATCGTGTCGCGCTATCGCAGTGAACGACAGCGCGGTGGGAGTGCCGCCGATGCCGCGGGCAGAGCAGTCGGCACGGCCGGGTCGGCGGTCGTGTTCGCCGGGCTGACCGTGATCATCGCGGTGGTGGCACTGATGGTCGTCGGTATCCCGCTGATCACCCAGATGGGTATGGGCGCGGCGGTCGCCGTCGCGGTGGCGGTCCTCGCCGCACTGACCCTGATCCCGGCGTTGCTCGGCGCCGTCGGACGGTTCGCATTCGCACCCCGTATCCCGTGGATCAAACATGCCGAGCCGTCGGAGAACTCCGAGACCGTCGGCGTGAAGTTCGGCCGCACCGTCGTGAAGCGTCCGTTGCCGTTCATCATCGCGGGCCTGGCCGTCCTCGTGCTGGCCGCGATCCCGGCCACGAAGCTCGAGTTGGGGATGTCGATGACCACCGACGACGAGGCGGCGGCACAATCGCTGCTGCAGCGCGGCTTCGGTGAGGGCATCAACGGTCCGCTGCTGGTGGTGGTGCACACCGAGAACGGTGACGTCACCGTGGCCGCCGCGCAGACCGTCGAACACATCAAGACGCTCCCCGACGTCGCCAACACCAACACCCTGACCTGGGTGGGCAACGGCGCGACGCAACCTCAGGTCGGCGCGAACACCGCACTCATCTCGGTGACGCCGACGAGTGCACCGTCGGATGCGGCCACCCATGATCTGATGGAGCAGATCCGCGACTACACGCCGGTCGTGGAGACCACGGGTG contains:
- a CDS encoding MMPL family transporter codes for the protein MASLLFRVGRFSFRHKWWVIAVWLLAAVTVAGLVGALSPKFAKDFSLPGTDSGTATSQVEKYFPDVMKQQSQASTSVLVAADDGLAAHSSQIDALVADLHKLPELTDGTTVVNPTTVAKAQPALASSVLGDDGKVGLIQVRQSIEMMDLTVDQKDQLKEILADHRGGGLRVEATGSLMQVQEAGGKAELIGFAVAFVVMIVAFGALVAAFIPLVTGLVGVMITIMLLTLGAKFMSINQTATGIVTMLGIAVSIDYALFIVSRYRSERQRGGSAADAAGRAVGTAGSAVVFAGLTVIIAVVALMVVGIPLITQMGMGAAVAVAVAVLAALTLIPALLGAVGRFAFAPRIPWIKHAEPSENSETVGVKFGRTVVKRPLPFIIAGLAVLVLAAIPATKLELGMSMTTDDEAAAQSLLQRGFGEGINGPLLVVVHTENGDVTVAAAQTVEHIKTLPDVANTNTLTWVGNGATQPQVGANTALISVTPTSAPSDAATHDLMEQIRDYTPVVETTGAQLHVGGQTAIMSDLSAKLDKALIPYLIVVVGLAFLIMIAVFRSIWVPLIGTVGFIFSVLATFGVTVAIFQEGNFGLISHTQPILSFLPIFLIGVVFGLAMDYQVFLVTRMREEYIHGMSAKDAIIAGYRHGARVVTSAAIIMISVFAAFMLSPDTTSKMIGFALAVAVAFDAFIIRMMVVPAIIALLGDRAWGLPRWLDRLVVNFDIEGGAVRDRGLTDSDTEATPREPVGSAS